One segment of Methanoculleus taiwanensis DNA contains the following:
- a CDS encoding response regulator, whose translation MTELRIVITEDDAIIALDIERQVAAMGHTVVGVAATAEEALRIVEERQPDLVLLDIRLKGAVDGIAVAEEIQRRFSTPIIFITAYSDKSVIERAEAVQPQGYLVKPIRKEDLAEAIGQVRTR comes from the coding sequence ATGACGGAACTTCGCATCGTTATCACCGAGGACGACGCAATCATCGCCCTTGACATCGAAAGACAGGTCGCTGCCATGGGTCACACCGTCGTCGGAGTTGCTGCAACGGCTGAAGAAGCGTTGCGCATCGTAGAAGAGAGACAACCCGATCTGGTCCTGCTCGATATCAGACTGAAGGGTGCCGTCGACGGGATAGCCGTGGCAGAAGAGATTCAAAGACGCTTTTCCACACCGATCATCTTCATCACCGCCTACTCGGATAAATCCGTGATCGAACGTGCCGAGGCCGTTCAACCACAGGGATACCTCGTCAAACCGATCCGGAAGGAAGATCTTGCCGAGGCAATCGGCCAGGTCCGCACCCGGTGA